From Clostridium cylindrosporum DSM 605:
TCTGATGGAAGACCAATTGGTATTAAAATTGCAGCTGGACGTATTGAGAAGGATATGGAATACTGTGTATTTGCAGAGCCAGATTTTATTACTATAGATGGAAGAGGCGGTGCAACAGGTGCTAGCCCTAAGATAATTCGTGATTCTACTAGTGTTCCTACAATATATGCTTTATATAGAGCAAGAAAGTATTTAGATTCTGTAGGTTCAGATATTTCTCTTGTAATAACAGGGGGACTCAGGGTATCCTCTGACTTTGCAAAAGCTATAGCAATGGGAGCAGACGCAGTTGCAGTAGCATCTGCTGTACTAATCGCAGCGGCTTGCCAGCAGTATAGAATTTGTGGAACAGGTATGTGTCCTGTTGGAATAGCAACTCAAGATCCTGAACTTAGAAAAAGACTAAAAGTAGATGTTGCAGCTAAAAGGGTTGGGAATTTCTTAAATTGTTCATTAGGTGAACTTGCTACATTTGCTAGAATAACTGGACATGATAACATACACCATATGAATGTTGATGACCTATGTACAATTAACAGGGAAATTTCAGAGTTTACAAATATAAATCATGCATAGGGAAATAAAATATGAAGTTAGATTAAATTCTCTAACTTCATATTTTTATATACAGTATTAGTAGTAGTGTTAATCTAAAGTTTTATATCCTCTAAGACTTTCTTTATATCAGCTATTATTAAATCCTTTGTTAGGTGATAACGCTTATATAATTCTTCAAGTGATACGCTATCTGTAAATTCCTTAGTAGCACCAAAGTTTAGCACTCTAATATCTTTATCAGAATAGAATCTTGATATCATTTCACCGAATCCACCATCAAGTACTCCATCCTCTAATGTTATTACTACCTTATGGTTGTCTAGAAGACTTGTTAGTAGTTCTTCATCTACTCCAGTTATAAATCTTGGGTTTATTAGTGTAGCATTTATTCCGATTTCTTTTAATCTTTCATGTACCTTTGCTCCTAGATGATAGAATGAGCCAAGTCCAAGAATAGCTACCTCATTTCCATCTTCAACCTTTACATATTTATTTAGTTCACTAAAATCAGCTTTAACCATATCTCCAGTTGAAACTACATTCATACGTGGAACACGAATAGCCACTGGATGCTTATCCTGTTCAATACCCCATTCCATCATTGCAATATATTCTTCCTTAGTAGTTGGAGCGAGGTATATGATATTTGGTATGTTTGATATTAGTGGGATATCAAATACTCCTAGATGAGTTACATCTGAAGCAGTGATTCCACCTCCATGAACCATAATCAATGCTGGGTTATTGTTTATAGCAAGGTCTTGAGATAGTTGGTCATAGGTTCTTTGTATAAATGAGCTTAGGAATGATACTACAGGTTTTCCCCCTCTTTTTGCTATACCTGATGCAAGCGCTATTGCATGTTCTTCAGCTATACCAACATCTACATATTGGTCTTTAAGTTCATATCTAATTGGATTTACTCCAACTATACCTGGAGTTGCTGCATTTATTGCTACGATGCTTTTATCTTTTCTAGCTTTCTCAAGTAGAAACTTACCTGTTATATCTGTGTAGGATTCACTTGATTCAAACTTTACTAAAGGTTCTTTGGTTTCTAGATCAAAAGGCATTACCCAATGGAAAGATTCCTTATTTACCTCTGCATCTTCATATCCTTTACCCTTTATAGTTTGCATGTGAATTACTACTGGATGATCTATATTCTTAACCTTTTCAAAGATCTCTATTAATAACTCAAGGTTATTTCCATCCTTAATGAAATAGTAATCAAGTCCTAATGTTTTGAAGAAGTTATTTTCTGCTTTTCCTTCAGTTTCGCGAAGTAAAGCTAGGTTTTGATATAGTCCTCCGTGATTTTCTGCTATAGACATATCATTGTCGTTTACTAATATTATTATGTTGCTTCCAAGTACCGCTGCGTTGTTTAGTCCCTCGTATGCTTCTCCACCGCTTAGAGAACCATCTCCGATTATGGCTACTATATTTTCATTGCCACCTTTAACATCACGACCTTTAGCAAGTCCACAGGCTAAACTTATTGAAGTTGATGTATGACCTATTGTAAAGAAATCATGTTCACTTTCCTTAGGTGAGGTATATCCTGCAACAGTTCCAAACTTTTCAGGATTTATAAATGCTTCCTTTCGTCCAGTTAATATCTTATGTGGGTAGGTTTGATGTGAAACATCATAAACAAACTTATCTACTGGAGAATTAAATACATAATGAAGTGCTATAGTAGCCTCTACCATGCCTAGGTTTGGCCCAAAGTGTCCTCCAGTTGAACTTACCTTTTTGATTAATACATTTCTTATTTCACTTGATAATAAGTTTAATTCATCCTTTGATAAAGACTTTAAGTCACTTGGTTCATTAATATTGTTTAATATGCTTAGTTCCATATAAGTCCTCCTTATATAAATATGTAATTAAGTATGTTATCCCATAGCTTAGTACTGCTAAGATGTTGGATAACGACCTCTAAGTGTGAGTTAAAAACCCCACTGATTGAAGAATTCTGTTTATGTTATATCAAAGAGTATAACCCCTAGAGTTAACTCTAAGTCAATATATTTTTATTTATAATATATTGTGAAAAACCCTGTAACTTTTTAAGTTACAGGGTTTTATGATTTGTATATGCTTTTTTAATTAAGAAAGAAATCCGATAAATCCGTAGATAATTCCAATGTTTATAAAGTCTATGAACAATGATCCTACTATTGGTACTACGAAAAATGCAGTCTTTGAATATACGTATTTTTCAGTAACTGAATTCATATTTGCCATTGCATTTGATGCAGAACCCATTCCAAATCCAGTTAAACCTGCTACCATTACAGCGGAGTCATAGTTTCTTCCCATAATTCTATAGGATACAAACATACCATAAAGGTACATCATTATACATTGAGCTAAAAGCAGAACTAGCATTGGAAGCGCTAGATCTATTAACTGCCAAAGCTTTAGTGTTATAAGTGCCATACCTAGGAATAGGTTTAGTGATACTTCTCCAATTACTTCAATTTCTTGCATATGAGTTTTGAAAAGATTTGAGCTGTCAGAGATATTTCTTATAACAGCTGCTACAAGCATTGCCCCTATATATGAAGGGAAAGCTACTCCAGTAACCCATTGTCCAACAAATTGATTTAAAGCAGTAGTTAAATAAGTTCCAAGAGCCATAGCTATTATTATTTGAAAGAAAGCCATGCTAAATTTATTAGTATCTAGTGTAGTTTTCTTATTTTCTACAAGGGATAAATCAATATTATTATCTTCAGAAGTCTCAGTCTTTTTCTTATTTACTAGATCATCCTTGATAATTAGGCGGTTTGCCATAGGACTACCAAGTAGAGAACCTGCTACAAGTCCAAATGTTGCTGCTGTTAAAGCTACTGTTAGAGCCTCAGGATATCCAAGGGCCTCAATGCTAGGTGCTACAGCTGCTGATGTACCATGTCCACCAGTTAAAGCTGGAGATGCAGTAAGTAGTGCTAGAAGTGGATTAATTCCTACGACTTTAGCAAGTCCAACAGCTACTACATTTTGAAGAACTGCAAAAACCGCTGCTATAAGTAGAAATATAAGTACTTTCTTGCCACCGATTTTAAGCATCTTTAAGCTTGCATTAAATCCAATAGTACAGAAGAACATAATTTGGAAAAATGTTTGTAATGTTGTATTGAATTCAAATGAAGCAACATTACTTTGTCTTAGAATCATATGGATAATTGAAAATATAAGTCCTCCAATTACCGGTGAAGGTATTGCGTATTTAGAGAATAAACTAACTTTACTTTTAACTGCCTTACCAAGTAAAAGGAAAATTACAGCCAATCCCATAGATTGAATCATATCTAATTGAATTGTCATTTTAAAGCCTCCTAAAAGCTACGAAAATTTTTTTGAATCATTTTAATAACCTAAGATTTTAGTTCTATATAAAAGCCTATTATAGGTGTAGTGTATAGAACTATATCGCTATGTTATTATATGAATAATAGGGTATTATTGTCTTGGTCTGACTATATTAGACAAATAATTTATAAGTTCGACATTCTGTATAATAATTCATTTTTAATGTAAAGTCAATTAAAGGTTTAAATTTATGATATTAATCTAAAAAGGCTACATGTATTTAATATACATGTAGCCTTTGAATAGTATTCCTTAAGTTAATGCTTTTTATATCTCCATGTTTGATATAATGTCGTCTATAGATACGTTTTCTAGTCCCTTAGGTATTTTAAAGTTAGGATTATCAAGTTCTCCTCCAAGACTCTTAAGAACCTGAATTGCTTTTTCAGCATCAGCTTCACTTGTCTCAACAATTACACAGCAATTAACATCTGCTATTTCCTCGAATCCTCCCATTCCACTAGCCATAGGACTTGCGGCTAAAAGAGGGTTAGGATCATCATTCCTCTCTGATCCTAATACAAGTCCAGAAAGGTTAGGTGCACTTTGTGTACCAGCCATGTTCGTAGTTACATTTCCAGTAACATAGTGATCATTTATATCTACATAAGCATTGGAAAATCC
This genomic window contains:
- the gltS gene encoding sodium/glutamate symporter — translated: MTIQLDMIQSMGLAVIFLLLGKAVKSKVSLFSKYAIPSPVIGGLIFSIIHMILRQSNVASFEFNTTLQTFFQIMFFCTIGFNASLKMLKIGGKKVLIFLLIAAVFAVLQNVVAVGLAKVVGINPLLALLTASPALTGGHGTSAAVAPSIEALGYPEALTVALTAATFGLVAGSLLGSPMANRLIIKDDLVNKKKTETSEDNNIDLSLVENKKTTLDTNKFSMAFFQIIIAMALGTYLTTALNQFVGQWVTGVAFPSYIGAMLVAAVIRNISDSSNLFKTHMQEIEVIGEVSLNLFLGMALITLKLWQLIDLALPMLVLLLAQCIMMYLYGMFVSYRIMGRNYDSAVMVAGLTGFGMGSASNAMANMNSVTEKYVYSKTAFFVVPIVGSLFIDFINIGIIYGFIGFLS
- a CDS encoding 1-deoxy-D-xylulose-5-phosphate synthase: MELSILNNINEPSDLKSLSKDELNLLSSEIRNVLIKKVSSTGGHFGPNLGMVEATIALHYVFNSPVDKFVYDVSHQTYPHKILTGRKEAFINPEKFGTVAGYTSPKESEHDFFTIGHTSTSISLACGLAKGRDVKGGNENIVAIIGDGSLSGGEAYEGLNNAAVLGSNIIILVNDNDMSIAENHGGLYQNLALLRETEGKAENNFFKTLGLDYYFIKDGNNLELLIEIFEKVKNIDHPVVIHMQTIKGKGYEDAEVNKESFHWVMPFDLETKEPLVKFESSESYTDITGKFLLEKARKDKSIVAINAATPGIVGVNPIRYELKDQYVDVGIAEEHAIALASGIAKRGGKPVVSFLSSFIQRTYDQLSQDLAINNNPALIMVHGGGITASDVTHLGVFDIPLISNIPNIIYLAPTTKEEYIAMMEWGIEQDKHPVAIRVPRMNVVSTGDMVKADFSELNKYVKVEDGNEVAILGLGSFYHLGAKVHERLKEIGINATLINPRFITGVDEELLTSLLDNHKVVITLEDGVLDGGFGEMISRFYSDKDIRVLNFGATKEFTDSVSLEELYKRYHLTKDLIIADIKKVLEDIKL